The Etheostoma spectabile isolate EspeVRDwgs_2016 unplaced genomic scaffold, UIUC_Espe_1.0 scaffold00008139, whole genome shotgun sequence genome includes a region encoding these proteins:
- the LOC116678774 gene encoding LOW QUALITY PROTEIN: zinc finger protein RFP-like (The sequence of the model RefSeq protein was modified relative to this genomic sequence to represent the inferred CDS: inserted 1 base in 1 codon; substituted 1 base at 1 genomic stop codon) has translation MTAVDLFNTLEDLKEEEFAKFKWYLQQEVLEGFQPIKVSKLENAERQDTVDVMVSTYQLDGALTVAKKVLENIDRNDLVQSLPDTDSGPQDHNKHDIVPLKEEYEGKKAVLGKTEAEIQQMIQKRRLKIQEIKRSVVLSDEDADREIAEGVQVFISMMESVERGLNELINTIKEKQKTTEKQAQAFITELEQEISELMKRSTEVEQMLRSEDHLHLLQRVQSLNIQQPPPTKDWTEVSVRPSSYEGTVVKAVVQLEETLSKEMKKLLAESELKRVQQYAVDVTLDPDTAHPQLILSDDGKQVYTGDVRKNLPDNPERFSKYVCVLGKQSFSSGRFYFEVQVKGKTEWDLGVARESIDRKGYIEASPQYGLWMIWLKNANEYYAAVPPVHLSLKSPPQKVGVFVDYEEGLVSFYDVAAAALIYSFTGCSFTEKLFPYFGLXSXISGKNSAPLIIS, from the exons ATGACGGCAGTGGatcttttcaacactttggagGATTTAAAAGAAGAGGAATTTGCAAAATTCAAATGGTATCTACAGCAAGAAGTCCTGGAAGGCTTCCAACCCATCAAAGTGTCCAAGCTGGAGAACGCAGAAAGGCAGGACACGGTGGATGTGATGGTGAGCACCTATCAGCTAGATGGAGCTCTGACGGTGGCCAAGAAGGTTTTAGAGAACATCGACAGGAATGATCTGGTCCAGAGTCTGCCAGACACCGACTCAGGACCACAAG ATCACAATAAGCATGATATTGTTCCTCTGAAAGAAGAATATGAAGGAAAGAAGGCAGTGCTGGGGAAGACAGAGGCTGAAATTCAGCAGATGATCCAGAAGAGACGACTGAAGATTCAGGAGATCAAACGCTCAGTCGTCCTCAGTGATGAAGATGCAGATagagagatagcagaaggtGTTCAGGTTTTCATTTCTATGATGGAGTCTGTTGAGAGAGGCCTGAATGAGCTCATCAACACcatcaaagagaagcagaaaacaacagaaaaacaggccCAAGCTTTCATCACAGAGCTGGAACAGGAAATCTCTGAGCTGATGAAGAGAAGCACTGAGGTGGAGCAGATGTTACGCTCTGAAGaccacctccatcttctccagagGGTCCAGTCCCTAAACATCCAACAACCCCCACCCACCAAGGACTGGACAGAGGTCAGCGTCCGTCCATCATCATATGAGGGGACTGTGGTGAAAGCTGTGGTTCAGCTGGAGGAGACACTCAGTAAAGAGATGAAGAAGCTGCTCGCTGAGTCTGAGctgaagagggtccagcagtatgcagtggatgtgactcttGATCCTGATACAGCACATCCTCAACTCATCCTGTCTGATGATGGGAAACAAGTGTATACTGGTGATGTGAGGAAGAATCTCCCAGACAACCCAGAGAGATTTTCTaagtatgtttgtgttttaggaaaacagagtttctcttcaggcagattttactttgaggttCAAGTTAAAGGAAAGACTGAATGGGATTTAGGAGTGGCCAGAGAGTCGATCGACAGGAAGGGATACATCGAAGCGAGCCCTCAGTATGGTTTATGGATGATATGGttgaaaaatgcaaatgagTACTACGCTGCTGTCCCTCCAGTCCATCTCTCTCTGAAGTCTCctcctcagaaggtgggggtgtttgtggactatgaggagggtctggtctccttttatgacgtagctgctgcagctcttatctactcctttactggctgctccttcactgagaaactctTCCCATACTTCGGTC TATCCTAAATTAGTggtaaaaactctgcccctctgatcatctct